The Coffea arabica cultivar ET-39 chromosome 4e, Coffea Arabica ET-39 HiFi, whole genome shotgun sequence genome includes a window with the following:
- the LOC140005762 gene encoding uncharacterized protein: MKETSSIAFVPIYFLLTLLLSIPFLLFLSYCSSITTKNPERFSSETSLGLKIRPGYKTYESYIQRQLNKTLNLKLREIWRTRDWDRKIQVFTRFFGELKQKKLLSNDSKALSIGARMGQEVEALKRVGVSDSIGMDLVPSPPLVVEGDFHNQPFEDGTFDFEFSNVFDHALYPEKFVGEIERTMKPGGVCVLHVSVNKRADKYSANDLYSVEPLKKLFKRSNLVHVRTVDGFGLDTEVAFRKKKAI; this comes from the coding sequence ATGAAAGAAACCTCAAGCATAGCATTTGTCCCCATATACTTCCTTCTCACTCTCCTCCTTTCCATacctttccttctttttctctcttattgTTCTTCCATCACCACAAAAAACCCAGAACGATTCTCCTCAGAAACAAGCTTGGGCCTAAAAATCCGACCCGGATACAAGACATACGAGTCCTACATCCAGCGCCAGCTCAACAAGACCCTCAATCTGAAGCTTcgagaaatatggagaactcGAGACTGGGACAGGAAAATCCAGGTCTTTACTCGTTTCTTCGGCGAGCTAAAACAGAAGAAGTTGCTTTCTAATGATTCCAAAGCACTGAGCATCGGGGCCCGGATGGGTCAAGAAGTAGAGGCGTTGAAACGGGTAGGAGTATCCGATTCAATAGGGATGGACCTGGTCCCATCTCCACCGCTAGTTGTGGAGGGCGACTTTCATAACCAGCCGTTTGAGGATGGGACTTTTGACTTTGAGTTCTCCAACGTGTTTGATCACGCGCTTTATCCGGAGAAGTTCGTGGGGGAGATCGAACGGACGATGAAGCCCGGCGGAGTTTGCGTTTTACACGTGTCGGTAAATAAACGGGCTGATAAGTACTCGGCGAATGATTTGTACAGCGTGGAGCCGTTGAAGAAACTGTTCAAACGGTCCAACTTGGTTCATGTTCGGACTGTTGATGGATTCGGGTTGGACACAGAGGTGGCCTTCAGGAAAAAGAAGGCCATCTAA